The nucleotide window TTGGTACTTGAAGGCATCGGCATCCTCATCGGCCCGGCACCTGCATTTATCAAGCACATCCTCGGAATCCGCTAAAGCGGTCTTTTAAAGCAGCGCCTCACAGGTGTCGTAAGCTTCTTTCGCCGTAGCGACAATGGCGCTGTGCCCCTTAGGGAGAGCGGGTCGATCGACCACGATGACATCCACTCCCAGTTCTCGGGCGGCCACCAACTTGTTGTAGGTAGGCCCGCCCGAGTTTTTTGTCACCACGACATCAATCTGGTTGTCGATCAGAAGCTTCTTCTCGGAGTCAAGGTCGAAAGGCCCACGGCTGAGAAGAATGCGATGGCGCGACGGCAGCTCCACACTGGGCTCCTCCACACACCTGATGACATACAGCGCGTGAGGATCCTGGGCGAAAGGAGCCAACTGTTGACGCCCAATAGCCAGAAACACGTGACCGTACCGGCAGGCACGCTGGGCAGCCTCGTGCATCGAGGACACGTGGGTCCACCTGTCCCCCGGCTGCTCCTCCCACTGCGGACGCTGCAGCCGAACCAGCGGAACACCCGTTGCCCTACACGCTTCCGCCGCAGATAGGCTGATTTTCTCTGCGAAAGGATGGGTGGCATCAACCACCACGTCAACACCATTGTCGACGATCCAGCGGGCAAGACCCGCAGGCCCACCGAACCCGCCGATGCGCACTTGGCCGACGGGCAAACGCGGCGTCGACACCCTGCCTGCCAACGATGATGTCACCGTCCATCCGGCGTCACGCAGCAATCGGGCTAAGTCGCGAGACTCCCCCGTGCCACCCAAAATAAGCGCTGTTGGCTGCATGACCCGAGCCGGCCCCCGGCGCGGCCGCGTGTTCCCGACGCCTACTGCACACATGGGATGGTTCGGCCGTGCTCGTCGCGGGGGCGGTCATCGGAATAGAGGTAACTATCGGGAAAACCCGATGCCCCCAAAACCTGCCCCACAATGATGATCGCTGTGCGGGTGATGCCAGCGTCGATGGTTTGCTGCGCGATAGTCTGCAGCGTGCCGCGAATGATCTGCTCCTCCGGGCGAGAAGCGAACGCCACCACAGCCGCCGGGCAATCCACGCCGTAGTTATCCACCAACTCCGAGACCACACGCTCGATGTCGTGCGCCGCCAGATGAATGCACAGCGTGGCTTTGGAAGCACCAAGGGTGGCTAAATCTTCCCCCTCCGGCATGGCGGACGCCCGCCCACTGACCCGGGTGAGGATGACCGTCTGCCCCACCGTAGGCACCGTCAATTCGTGACCCAGGACTGCCGCAGCCGCAGAAAAAGACGCCACACCGGGGACGATCTCGTAATCGATCCCCAATGCAGTAAGGCGGCGTGCCTGTTCCGCGAGAGCCGAATACACACTTGGATCCCCGGATTGTAGACGTGCGACATCGTGCCCCGCGGCGTCAGCACGCGCAATAATCTCCGTAATCTCGTCCAGCGGCATCCGGGCGGTGTTGATGACCTCGGCGTCTTCGGGGCAGCCCTCCAGCACTTCCGGGGGGACGATGCTGCCGGCGTACAGGCACACGCGACAGGAGCGAATCAGTCGGTCCGCACGCAGGGTGAGCAGGTCAGCGGCGCCGGGGCCGGCTCCAATAAAAAATACTGTCATGAGTGGGCGAGTCCTTTGTAAACGAGCGTGCTAGGAAGAGATGTTTTTGGTGGCGCGCCATTGCGTAATGGGCAGTGCCGGTTTGAGTGCGGTAAAGCTACCGATCTGTTTTTCGTTCGAGACTTCGAAGCGGTGCATGCTGCCACCGTAGCGTGCTTGGAGGGCGAAGAGGTGTTGTTCGCTTTGCACGGTCACAGCGTTGATGACGATCCGCCCGCCGGGTTTCAACCTGAGCCAGGCTTGTTCGAAGCTTGCTTCGAGGCCTCCGCCGATGAAGATGACGTCGGGGTCGGGGGCGTCGCAGAAGCAGTCCGGGGCGGTGCCTAGGATGCTGAGCGGCACCCCGAGGTGTGCTGCGTTGCGTTCGATTCGTGCGCGTCGCTCGGCGTTGCTTTCAAAACACCATGCGCGCTGCTTGAGGCCTCGGAGTGCACCGGGGTTACGGGATTGAGCGCGTTGCCATTCGATGGCGATCGAGCCTGAACCTCCACCGACGTCCCATAGCGTTTCCCCCGGTTGGGGTGCCAGCGCTCCCAGGGTGATGGCGCGGATATCCTGCTTGGTTAGCTGCCCATCGGACTCGAATGCTTCATCGGGGAGTCCAGGTGTGAGTGTTGACGTCGCGGGGCGCGCTGTGGTCGTGTCGATGGCGAGGATGTGCAGGTTGTCTGCGACTGGCGGAGCGGTGGCGTCTCCGCGGGTGATGGCGCGCTGGGGCGTGCCGAGGTTGCTCAGCGCAGTGATCGTGATGTTGGCGGGGTCGATGCTGTCGGATGAGAGGTGGTGGAGGTAGCTTGCAACTGTTGCCGGGGTGGAGCTATCACGGCCTAACACCAGTACACGCGGGGACTGTTCGATGGCTAGGCCGATGGAGTTAATGTCGGCGGACATGAGGCTGACCACAGGTGTGGAATCGAGAGCCCAGCCGAGTTCTGAGCAAGCAAGAGAGGCGCTGCTCGGTGCCGGATGTACATGTGCATCGACGCCGTGGCGCCTGAGTGTGCTGGCGATCCCGTGGTAGTTTGGGTCGCCACTGGCTAGAACCACCACCTGTTGTCCACGGTATCGATCGATGAGCTCGGGCAATGCCGGAACCAGCGGACTGGGCCATGGCTGGGTGACCACGGCGTCGGACAGTTCGTCTGCGACGTGGCTGAGCATGTCCAGTTGGCGCTGCCCACCGAGGACAACAGTGGCCTGGCCCAGCAGCGTGCGGATGTGCGCGGCGTCAAGATCCCGACCGTCATGGACGCCGACGATTGCCCAGCTGGCGGATGCTGCGGATGCTTCTGTGTGTGCGTTGGGTACGATGGTTGCCTTGGTGCTACTGTCCCCGCCGCTGTGCTTGTCGTTGCCGGGCACGAGGCTGCGCGGTTGGTTGTTGAAGGTGTCGCACCCATCGGCGGTCACGCACGCAATGTCTTCGATGCGTGCCCCCCACCGGTCGGTGTAAAACCCGGGTTCGATGGAGAAAGTCATGCCCTCGCGCAGCACCAGATCGTTTCCGGCGATGATGAAGGGCTCTTCGTGGGTGCTCAGCCCGATACCGTGCCCGGTGCGGTGGGTGAAGTACTCCCCCAGACCGGCTTCGGTGAGTACCTGTCGGGCCGCAGCGTCTACCTGCGCTGCCGTGACGCCGGGGCGCACTATGGCCCTAGCTGCTGCTTGTGCACGTTCAAGCACTGCGTAGGCCGCGAGAAATTCAGGATCAACGCAGCTATCAACGCCGCTATCGCCAGCGACATAGTAGGTGCGGGTGCAATCGGAGTGGTAGCCGCCGGCAAAGGTGCCCCCGATGTCGATGACTACCGGGTCGCCTGCTTGCAGCACGCGGTCGGAGAAGCTGTGGTGGGGGTTACCGCCGTTGGGTCCGCTTCCGACGATGATGAAGTCCACGCTGTCGTGCTCGGCCAAGATGAGCTTTTCTAGTTCTGCCGCGACCTCTGCTTCGGTGCGGCCGGCAATCAAAAGCGCGGGTACGTGGGCGTGCACTGCGTCGATAGCTTGGCCGGCGGCACGCAGTGCGCCCAGCTCCGAGGCGTCTTTGACCATAAACATCTCGGCAAGAGTGTGTGTCGCAAGCACCCATTGTGGTGCGCTGTAGCCCGTGAGTTGCTGGATCCCGGTTGTCAGGGCGACGATGTGGTCGGCCGTCAGCGATGAACTCACCGCGATGTCGAGCGGGGTGTCGGTCTCTGCTGCCTGGGCATGAGCGCCGGCTACAAGGTGACCGATGGCGATAGCGTAGGGGTCTTCGCCGTCTTTCCATGAGCGCACATCTGCGACTTCAGACAGCGCTGGATCGATCGTGGTTGCGCTGCCCAAATCCACCGTAGGGACGATCAGCAGTGGCTTGCGATGAGGGTGGTTTGAGTCGGGGATGACCAGAGCGGAGAATCGTTCGTGGGTGGATAGGCCGATGCCGAGGTATTCCAGCTCCGGGCCGCCTGCGATGATCAGCGGCTGCGTGCTGCGGGTGTGCTGGATTCGGTGGAGCCGATCCGGATAAACATGCATGCTCTTAATGCTACTGTGATCGGCTTGCCTACAGTGCGACGACGCCGCGTCGGATGGCGTCTACTGCTTGTCGTGCGGGCTCGCGCAGGCTGTCGAAGGCCGCCATTTGTTCAAGCAGGTCAACAACGCGCAGTGCTTGACGCACGAAGTCGCCGGCGGTCATCTCCGCTCCACATTCTGCGGCAGCTTGGAGGCAATAATCCAAGGGGGCACCTGCGGTCCACTGGTGCATGGCCAGAGCGAATGATGGTTCGGGTTCGCGAGTGGGTTTCAAGCCGAGGCGCTGTTCGTCGTAGACGAGCTCCTCCCAGATACGGAACACATGGGAGATGGCGGTGTTGATCGCCGGAGTTGCAGCCTGTGCCCTTCCGCGGGTCTCGCGTCGTTTTTCAAATACGCAGACGCTGGCCAGTGCGGCCAATTCGGCAGGGTCGAGGGGATCGAAAATCCCGCGACGGATGCATTGGACGATCAGCAGATCGGATTCGCTGTGAATCCGGGCGAGCATGTGGCCCTCTTCGGTGACGATCGGGCCGGCGTCCTCCCCGGCTGCTCCAGTTGGCGAATCTTCGTCATGTTCCGGGTAGCTGACGTAGCCCCAGTGCTCGAGCAGCTCAAGGATCGCATCGAACGTGCGGCCAAGTCCGTTGTGGGCTTCGGAGACCTGCTCTTCAAGCCAGGCGACTTCCCTATCGGCCTTCGCGGCTTTTTGTGCTGCGCGTAGTGCTGGTTCCAGGCCGGGCATGTTGTGCACTGGGTGCGCGCGCAAGGCCTCTCTGAGGGCCGTTAGTTTGGCAGACTTTGGGGCCTTAAGCTTGTTGAGTTTGGGCCGTGGGTATTTAGTTCGCGCGAAGTGTTTGATGATGGAGCCTTTGCGGCGCCGCGGGTTGTTCAGCACTTCCGGTGCGACGCTCATGGCGCCGACGATCCGCGGGGCGATGGGGAAATGCTCCGCGACGACCGATCCGACCCATCCGTCTTCGGTGATGATCATGATCTCGGGGTCGCGCTGGGAACGTGGGCGGCGAACAACAACGCCAAGCATGCTGCCTTTTTTGACCGGCAGGGCGATGACGTCGCCGATGTCCGCGTGGGAGAGGATCTTTGCGGCTTCTGCCTTGCGAGAGCGCGCAGAGTCTTTGGCCAGGGTGCGCTCCATAGTGGAGATCTCTTGGCGCAGTTGCGCGTAGGCCTCCAATTGCTCGACCGTGGGGGCCTGCGCATCGCCTTGGTAATGTGCATCATCCTCGGCTTGGCTGGATGCACGGCGAAGCAAACGTTCGAACTCCGCTTGCGCGCGCGCCTTTTTCGCCTTAGCCTGCTCGATTCTGCGGGCCTTGTCGACCACGCTGCCGTCGATTTGGTACTGGGCGAAGGATTGCTCGATAAGCCCGCGGGCATGAACATATCCAATCGTGTTGATCAGGTTGACGCTCATGTTGTAGCCGGGGGTGAACGTCGATTCCAGCGGATAGGTGCGTGTGGATGCTAGACCTGCGACGGAGGTGGGATCTTGGCGGGGATGCCACATCACCACAGCATTGCCGATGGTGTCGATTCCACGACGACCCGCACGGCCGGTTAGCTGCGTGTACTGGGCTGGTGTGAGCTCCACGTGGGAATCACCGTTGAATTTGGTGAGTTTTTCGATGACGACGGTGCGCGCCGGCATGTTGATACCCAACGCGAGGGTCTCGGTTGCGAAAACAACCTTGACTAGTCCGCGCACAAAGAGCTTTTCCACGATGTGTTTGAATGCCGGAAGCATGCCTGCGTGGTGGGCGGCGAAGCCCCGCATGAGTGCCTGCCGCAGTCGTGGAAAGTTGAGAACCTTGAGATCCGCGGTGTCAATATCCTCGATACCTTCGTCGATGATCGTCGCGATCTGTGCTGCTTCTTCCTTGCTTGTCAGGGAGATTTTTGAACGCAGGCAATCGAAAAGAGCATCATCGCAGCCGGCGCGGGAGAAGATGAAGTCGATGGCCGGCAGCATGCCCATCTCCCCCAGCACACGGATCATCGCGGGGCGGTTAACCCGGGAGGAACCGTGGAGGCTGCGCAATTGTGGGTTGGGTTCCCCCTTGGAAAACATGGGGTAGATTTTCTGCCCGGCCATCATCCATTGATCCAGCGGCACGGGTCGGTTGTCAGTGACGACCACGCGGGTGTCGCCGCGGACAGTGCGCAGCCAGTCGCCGAACTCCTCTGAGTTGCTGACTGTGGCTGACAGCCCGATGATCTGCACGGTGTCGGGAAGGTTGAGGATGACTTCCTCCCAGACCGCACCGCGCGAGGGGTCCGCGAGGTAGTGGATTTCGTCCATCACCACGAAGCCAAGGCGCTCGAGGGTGGGTGAGCCCGCATAGAGCATGTTGCGCAGGACTTCGGTGGTCATGACGACAATGTCGGCGTCGGGGTTGATGGAGACGTCCCCGGTGAGCAACCCAACCTCGCCGTAGGCTTGGAGGTCGTGAAATTTTTGGTTGCTCAGAGCCTTGATGGGCGTGGTGTAGATGCAGCGTACGCCTTGTTCTTTGGCAAGTGCGACGGCGAATTCTCCGACGATGGTTTTGCCGGCGCCGGTGGGGGCACAGACGAGCACGCCGCGGCCCTCTTCAAGCGCCTGACAGCCTTCAATTTGGAACGGGTCGAGTTCAAAACTGAGGGACTGTTGGAAGCGTTGAAAAGCCGTGGATTGGCTAGACCCCACGGATCGGTTGTCGTGATCGTTGGGGTCTGTGTGGGCGGTGATGCTCATAGACCTTAGGTTGCGTCGAAGTTGATGTCGGAGGGTGCTTCGATTGTTGACGCCGCGTCGTCGTCGGTGTCCATCCATTCTGGGCGGTTGTCAGCGCGTCTGCGGTCGTTGAATCGGCAGAATTGCAGTGATACTTCCATCAGTATTGACAGTGCGACGCCGAGGCCGAACAAGCCGAACGGGTCCTGGCCTGGGGTAATGAATGCTGCGAGTACGAAGATCGCGAGGATCATCACGCGGCGCTTGCCTTTGAGCATGCTGTAGCGCAGCACCCCAACCAAGTTGAGCATGACAACTACGAGAGGCAACTCGAAGCTGAACCCAAACAGGATGAGCATTTGGAGCAGGAAGTTGAAGTATTCCCGACCGGTGAGTGCCGCGACTTGGGTTTCCTCGCCGATTCCGGTGAGGAAGTTCAGGCCTAGGGGGATGCAGACGTAGGCGAGGATGGTGCCTGCGACGAACAGCACCACGCCGAGGCTGATGAACAGCAGCGTGAAGCGGCGTTCTTTTTTCTCAAGCCCTGGTGTGACGAAGCCCCAGAATTGGCCGAGCCACACGGGGCAGGACAGTACGGTGCCGGCTAGTGCGCCCACTTTGAGGCGCAGGAGGAACATTTCGAAGGGGGACGTTGCCAGCAGGCGGCATTCGTCTTCGGGGCCAAAACTGAGGCGTTTTGCGGGGTCGATATCGCAGTAGGGCGTGCGAAGGAGTTCACCGAGGGACGGGATGGGGCCGACGTTGGTGCCGTACCAGATGTATCCGAGGACGGTTCCTGCGGCGAGCGCGATGAGCGACACTATGAGGCGCGCACGAAACTCCTGGATGTGCTCCAGGAGTGGCATGTTGCCTTCGGGGTTTTTCTTAGCCACGGGGCAAAACGTCTGGGTTTATGCCTGACCCTGCGGGGGCTGGGGGTTGACCGGGTTAGTGGTGGGTTGAACGGGCTGCTCCACGGGTTGTGCCTGTTGAACGGGTTGGCCTTGCTGCATTGGCTGGGGCTGTTGCACGGGCTGCTGCAGCTGGGCGGGGTGGGAGGCGGGAAGTTGGTTGGGGTTGTTGTCCTCGCTCATTTCCTTTATTTCGGATTTGAAGATGCGCATGGAACGTCCAACGGAGCGTGCAGCTTCGGGAAGTTTCGTGGATCCGAACAGAAGGATCACTAGGAAAAGAATGCCAATTACTTCGGGCCAGCCGATGCTCATGTGTACTCCAAGGGGTTTATCTGGGGTTGCTACGTGAGGTTCACGTTGCCTTCGAAGCCTCTAGTGTACGCCTTTAGTGCGGTGTGGGCATGTTCTAGGACTTGGCGTCGTGCGGTGTCGGGTGCGTAGACGCGGGCCTGTCCCCCGCTGCGCAGAATAAAGCGGGTGAGCCATTGTTGTTCTGTGTAGTTTATGCGCGCGCAGTGCAGCGTGCTGCCGTCTGGGGCGCTGGTGGTTTGCCCGGTGAGGTTCATGGGCACAAAGTCTGCGATCCATGTGTAGGAGTCCTCGATGAGGCAGTGCGCGATGGTGGGCCATAGCTGCTCGCTGTGCTCGAATCCGAAGGGCCGTGCGGGGTCGAAGGCGGTTGTAGCACCAATGACGCCGCGGTCGATTGGGTTGGCACCCACCTGCGCGTGTGACATGCGGGAGATGCGGAACGTCCGGGTGTCCGCGACGTCATAATCCCATGCGCGAACGTAGGCTGCCCCGTCGACTGCGAACAGGTGTAGTGGGGCGAGTCGGCGGGCAGTGGTGGTGTCTTTGGATGCTGAATAGTAGTCGCATTCGAGGTCATAGCCGGTGTCGAGGGCGTCGCGGACGATGTTGAGTGTGGCGAGGTCTCGGGCGTCGTCGGCGTCGTTCGTGGATGACCCCCGGCGGTCGAGGATGGTCGCCAAGGGTTGTTCCCAGTCGGCGACGGCGCGGATTTTTGTGGCTGCGCTGCGTATTGCGGCTGTGTCTCCGCTGAGTTCGGACAGTTGGTCGAGCGCTAGTAGCAGTGCTGCTGCTTCTGTTCGGGTGAGTCTCAGGGGCCGGTTCATTCCTTGGTCGTCTGTGATGGTCACGCGGCGGAATGTTGGTTGTTCCATGTCGATGAGTTCGACGGGGCCCGGGCCGCAGCACCAGAGCCGTTCGAGGCCTGTGACGACTTGTTGTGGTGTCATGCCGAGGTCGCGGGCCGCTTCGAAAGCGGTGGCTTGGGGGTGCGCATCGAAGTAAGGCAGCAGGCTGAGCATGCGGACGATGTCGGAGAGCCTCTCCCCCACTTTTGATTGTTGCGGTGCGCGCGCTTCTAGTGATGACGCCGCGTTTGTACAGGGGGCGTCGAGGGGTTCGGCGTGGGCGTCGGCGACGGCTTGGAGCATGGTGCGCATGTGCTCGCGCAATTCGGGTGGGTCGATGATTTCGACGCTGGTGCAGTACGCGAGGGCTTGTTCGCACAGCCATACGCGGTCCGCGCCGCGTACCGTCCAGGTGGAAAAACCTTCGGGGCTGTGATCGTCGGCTTTGTTGCTGCGCTGTGCCCAGCGGGTGAGATCGGCGGCTGTACCGTCGCGCACCACGAGTGTTGCATCGACGATGCTCATGTGTGTTCTCAAGGTCGAATCGACGATCCACGCGAGTTTTGCGGAGGGATCGATGGCGACTCCCGGTGGGGTGAAACCTTCGGCGGCATCGAGCGTATGGGTGATGGGGCCCTCGATTGTTACGTCGGTGACCCGGGTGGCGCGGAAACTACGGGGTGCGTCGCGGTCGAGGTCGAAGCCCACCATGTAGAGCCTTTGTCTGTGGCTCACCAGGCCCCAAGGATCGAGCCGGCGGCGGCTGCCACGGTGGTCGAAGCTAATTGAGTTAGCGCTGCGTGTTGCCTGGAGGAAACGGTCGAGTGTTGTGGGGCTGAGTTTTCCGGCATCGCCCATCGCCCCGACCCCGGGCTGTGCGTCGGCACGGGCGGCGCCGGCGGAGGCAAGTTTGGTCCAGCCGGAACGCGCGAAGGCTGACAGTTCTCCCGCCACTCCCATCCCGCCGGCCAGGGCTAGAACGCGGGCTTCTTCGGGGCTGAGCTCTAGCGGTGGTAGCTCGTAGGAATCCTTGTGCACGCTGTAGAGGGTTCCTTGAGCACTGCTGCGACTATCGATGGGAACACCGATTTTAAGCAGCACGTTTCGGTCCCGCTTGAACATTTTCTGGAAGGCCTCGTCGCTTTTGCCCTGGTAGCCGGCCACGTTGCGGCGCACCCAGTCGGCGCTGACATACTGGCCGTTTGCGCCTAGCAGAGCAAAAGTCAGATTAGTGAGGCGTTCGGCGAAACGATCTTGTTCAGCCATGTGACTCCGGCGCACGCATGTAGTCAATCAGAGCGTCGACATCGGCGTTGTCGTTGGCGAAGGGATCGCCCAGTTCAATACCTTTGGGCTCAGGCCGTGTGACCTTGAGGCGCATCCATTCAACGCCCACCGCGGCGTCATACTCTACGGCAGCGTGCAGGAAACGGCTACGTAAATGGGCGCGCGTGGTTATGGGGCCGTAGGTTTTCGCCCTGTCGACCTCATGCGGGTCGGTGAGTCGACGGATTCTCCCCTTAGATTCGAGCACCCTGGCCAGGCCCCTGCCAGGGCGGATGTCGTGGTAGCGCAGGTCGATCTGCTTGAGCTGGGGATGGGTGAAGTCCTCTGGATGTAGACCCAGCTTGTTCTGGTATGCACGGATCACGCTGAGTTTGATTACCCAATCAATCTCGGTGTCGATGGTGCTGTAGTCGCCACTGTCGATCGCATCGAGGGTGCGCCCCCACAGATCCAAGCAGTAGGCGTAAAGGGGCTCAGGCGAGTGCGTCTGATGCTCACGTGATGCAACCTGCACGCCTTGTGCGTTGTCGTTGAAGAAGGCGCGCGCGGCGTCATAGTAATAACGCTGAACCTCGAGTCCGAGACGCGGGTTGCGTGCGATATCTTTGATTGCGCCGTTATCTAGCTCAAAGTTGCGGGGTGACCAGCCGGATTCGAGCATCTCCAGCACCATCAGAGTGGAGCAGATCTTCAGGGCGGTCGTGGGCTCAGCCATCGTGGAATCGCCGACGATCACGTGCAAACGCCGGTAGAGATGCGAGTCAGCGTGGGGTTCGTCGCGGGTGTTGATCATTGGCCGCGAACGGGTGGTTGCCGAGGAAACCCCATCCCACACGTGGTCTGCGCGCTGGGACAACAGGTATTCATAGGTGTGCTCGCCGCGCGCGCCCGGCAGAGGGGTGCTAATCATGCCGGCGCCGGCAATCAGCTGGCGGGTTACCAGGAACGGCAGCAGCGTTGTGCCCAGGGTTTTGAGTACGTGCATGCGGCTGACGAGGTAGTTTTCATGGCAGCCATAAGAGTTGCCAACAGAGTCAACGTTGTTTCGAAACAGCAGCACCTGGCCGTCTAGGCCGCCGGCGTGCAGCCGCTGTTCCGCCTCCAATGAGAGGTCGTTGAAGAGCTCGTCGCCGGCGCGATCATAGACCAGCAACTGGGCGACGCTGTCGCACTCAGGGGTGGCGTACTCGGGGTGGCTGCCGACGTCGAGGTAGAGGCGCGCCCCGTTGAGCGCGAAAATATTGGAGCTCGCATGCTGCTCCACAACCGGTCGGAAGAGTGTGCGTGCTACCTCGTCTGGCCCCATACGGGCGCTTGTGGGGTCGGCAGGGGTGTGGAGAATTCCGTATTCGGTCTCCACACCCATGATGCGCCGGTGCATGGCTACTGGCCGCCTTTTTGCACGAAGGAACGGACAAACTCCTCAGCGTTGGTCTCGAGGAGATCGTCGATGTCGTCCAAGATGTCGTCCACACCTTGGGTGGAAAAATTAGCCTGGACCTGACCTGCAGTGGCCTCGGCGTCGTCACCGTTGGGCAGGCCGCCGCCGTGGATCTGTTTGGTGCTCATAGTGTCGTATCCTAGGACGCCCCCGAAGTGTGTGGCGCCCAACACGCCCCAAATGGGGGCTTAAATGAGTATTGGCTACGCTTTTTATCTTAGGCTGGGTTATAGTGCTGCCTGTGAAAAAATTTGCTTTGTTAACAGGCCTTTCTCTGGCCCTCACAACCGGCGCTCCCCTTCTGGCCCCGACCGTCATCATGCCGGCTGCCTACGCCGATCAGACTGAGACCATTGGTATCACCCCTACCGATGGTGCCAAGCAGGAATACGACGCTGACCACCTGGCGCTCGAATGGGGAATCCGCTCCAGCTTTAATAACTACGTCGGCGGATCCACCCATATTTTCGATGGTGCCAAGGCATCGGGTAAGAGCTACCTGTGGCCCTACTTGGGTACCGATAAGAATGAGGATGGCTCCGTCAGTATTAATTACGGCGGCACCGTGAACTTCATGAAGTATTGCGCGGATCCGGAAGATCCTCAGCGAGGTGCCTGCCAGTTGGACTTGACCTTGTCCAACCCCACCATCAAGACAGTTCCGGGGACCGGCAAGGGCATGCTGTCGGTGGTCGTCCACACTATCGACTACGCCACTAAGCAGTGGAGTGGCCCGGAGCGCATTGACTTCGCGGTGGTGGATTTTGACGCCGGTCGATTCAACCAGGGCAAGACTGCCGACGCTGAGCTCGGGGAGGTCACCTCGTGGCGCGGTGTGGCGGGTGCACTGACCGCGGCCGGTAACCAGGCATTCTCCAATTTCTATGCCGAGCATGGTTTCGTTAACTCCCTGAGCTTCAGCTACCCGGGCAAGGATGCTCTGGAGGGGACCCCGGACGGCTACACCGTCTCCACGGTTGCTGACACCACCATTGACTTCAACGGTGCGAAGAAAATCTTGCAGCTCAAAGATGGAAACCTTTTTGTTGTGACCAGCGACTGGGGCACCACTAAGGGGGTCGTCGCATCTCCGGACCTTCGCACTATCTCCGAAGGCTTCGACGTGCCCTTTGATAGCTCCAATAATGTCGTCGTTGATACCTCAAGCGGCGACGTCATCTGGATCAAGGATGGCACGGTGTATGCCGCGCCTGTCAGTAGCGCTGGGGTTGGAGCAGCGCGTGAGCTCGCCTCTTACCCCGGTACCGCGACTGCCTTTGCTAGTACTCCGGCCGGAACCTACGGGATTCTCAGCCTTGATGGTAGCGATGCGAAGTTCACCACCGTGACCTCTT belongs to Corynebacterium argentoratense DSM 44202 and includes:
- the tatC gene encoding twin-arginine translocase subunit TatC, which encodes MAKKNPEGNMPLLEHIQEFRARLIVSLIALAAGTVLGYIWYGTNVGPIPSLGELLRTPYCDIDPAKRLSFGPEDECRLLATSPFEMFLLRLKVGALAGTVLSCPVWLGQFWGFVTPGLEKKERRFTLLFISLGVVLFVAGTILAYVCIPLGLNFLTGIGEETQVAALTGREYFNFLLQMLILFGFSFELPLVVVMLNLVGVLRYSMLKGKRRVMILAIFVLAAFITPGQDPFGLFGLGVALSILMEVSLQFCRFNDRRRADNRPEWMDTDDDAASTIEAPSDINFDAT
- a CDS encoding DEAD/DEAH box helicase, whose amino-acid sequence is MSITAHTDPNDHDNRSVGSSQSTAFQRFQQSLSFELDPFQIEGCQALEEGRGVLVCAPTGAGKTIVGEFAVALAKEQGVRCIYTTPIKALSNQKFHDLQAYGEVGLLTGDVSINPDADIVVMTTEVLRNMLYAGSPTLERLGFVVMDEIHYLADPSRGAVWEEVILNLPDTVQIIGLSATVSNSEEFGDWLRTVRGDTRVVVTDNRPVPLDQWMMAGQKIYPMFSKGEPNPQLRSLHGSSRVNRPAMIRVLGEMGMLPAIDFIFSRAGCDDALFDCLRSKISLTSKEEAAQIATIIDEGIEDIDTADLKVLNFPRLRQALMRGFAAHHAGMLPAFKHIVEKLFVRGLVKVVFATETLALGINMPARTVVIEKLTKFNGDSHVELTPAQYTQLTGRAGRRGIDTIGNAVVMWHPRQDPTSVAGLASTRTYPLESTFTPGYNMSVNLINTIGYVHARGLIEQSFAQYQIDGSVVDKARRIEQAKAKKARAQAEFERLLRRASSQAEDDAHYQGDAQAPTVEQLEAYAQLRQEISTMERTLAKDSARSRKAEAAKILSHADIGDVIALPVKKGSMLGVVVRRPRSQRDPEIMIITEDGWVGSVVAEHFPIAPRIVGAMSVAPEVLNNPRRRKGSIIKHFARTKYPRPKLNKLKAPKSAKLTALREALRAHPVHNMPGLEPALRAAQKAAKADREVAWLEEQVSEAHNGLGRTFDAILELLEHWGYVSYPEHDEDSPTGAAGEDAGPIVTEEGHMLARIHSESDLLIVQCIRRGIFDPLDPAELAALASVCVFEKRRETRGRAQAATPAINTAISHVFRIWEELVYDEQRLGLKPTREPEPSFALAMHQWTAGAPLDYCLQAAAECGAEMTAGDFVRQALRVVDLLEQMAAFDSLREPARQAVDAIRRGVVAL
- the cobM gene encoding precorrin-4 C(11)-methyltransferase, with the protein product MTVFFIGAGPGAADLLTLRADRLIRSCRVCLYAGSIVPPEVLEGCPEDAEVINTARMPLDEITEIIARADAAGHDVARLQSGDPSVYSALAEQARRLTALGIDYEIVPGVASFSAAAAVLGHELTVPTVGQTVILTRVSGRASAMPEGEDLATLGASKATLCIHLAAHDIERVVSELVDNYGVDCPAAVVAFASRPEEQIIRGTLQTIAQQTIDAGITRTAIIIVGQVLGASGFPDSYLYSDDRPRDEHGRTIPCVQ
- the tatA gene encoding Sec-independent protein translocase subunit TatA encodes the protein MSIGWPEVIGILFLVILLFGSTKLPEAARSVGRSMRIFKSEIKEMSEDNNPNQLPASHPAQLQQPVQQPQPMQQGQPVQQAQPVEQPVQPTTNPVNPQPPQGQA
- the cbiE gene encoding precorrin-6y C5,15-methyltransferase (decarboxylating) subunit CbiE yields the protein MPGNDKHSGGDSSTKATIVPNAHTEASAASASWAIVGVHDGRDLDAAHIRTLLGQATVVLGGQRQLDMLSHVADELSDAVVTQPWPSPLVPALPELIDRYRGQQVVVLASGDPNYHGIASTLRRHGVDAHVHPAPSSASLACSELGWALDSTPVVSLMSADINSIGLAIEQSPRVLVLGRDSSTPATVASYLHHLSSDSIDPANITITALSNLGTPQRAITRGDATAPPVADNLHILAIDTTTARPATSTLTPGLPDEAFESDGQLTKQDIRAITLGALAPQPGETLWDVGGGSGSIAIEWQRAQSRNPGALRGLKQRAWCFESNAERRARIERNAAHLGVPLSILGTAPDCFCDAPDPDVIFIGGGLEASFEQAWLRLKPGGRIVINAVTVQSEQHLFALQARYGGSMHRFEVSNEKQIGSFTALKPALPITQWRATKNISS
- a CDS encoding cobalt-precorrin-6A reductase; protein product: MQPTALILGGTGESRDLARLLRDAGWTVTSSLAGRVSTPRLPVGQVRIGGFGGPAGLARWIVDNGVDVVVDATHPFAEKISLSAAEACRATGVPLVRLQRPQWEEQPGDRWTHVSSMHEAAQRACRYGHVFLAIGRQQLAPFAQDPHALYVIRCVEEPSVELPSRHRILLSRGPFDLDSEKKLLIDNQIDVVVTKNSGGPTYNKLVAARELGVDVIVVDRPALPKGHSAIVATAKEAYDTCEALL